The following nucleotide sequence is from Mucilaginibacter sp. cycad4.
AGTTGATAGTCATGGAAAAGAGATCGCTAAATTCAGCCTCTCCGGTGATTCAACCTATAACGGTATGTGTTCCATGACCTTTGCCGAAGTATACCGCAAAGACGGTACCTGGAAATTCCGCGCCATCGGCGATCCGGGTACAACTGATAGCCTTTCGGAAATGCTAAAAGGCTATTAAGAAGAAAAATAAACCACGTCATTGCGAGGAACGAAGCAATCCCCGATTAGCAAGTCTGCTCTGTATAGTTTGGGATTGCTTCGTTCCTCGCAATGACGCTTTTTAATACTGCTTCGAAAATACATCTCCTATTTAAATGCAAATCTACCAGCACTATTCATTTGATCTTTGGCTTACGCTGATCAAGTCAAACCCGTACTTTAAGATAGAACGTACCAAGATCTTTCACCGGGATTTTAATCCGACAGCTAAAAGTATTGATGAGGTGGCAAGGGCTTTCCGGCAGGTTGACCTGATGTGTAATGCCGTGAACGAGCGTACCGGTAAAAACATTGATGCCGACGAAATGTACCTGATGGTGATCGGTATGATCAATGATAACCAGTATCCGCTTGCCGATATTGATATCGATAGGCTTTATGCCGATATGGAAAAGTTACTGTTCTATTACCTGCCGGTGGTTTACTCGCCTGTAACAATTGAGGTGCTGCAGCATCTAAAGCAAAAAGGTGAT
It contains:
- a CDS encoding HAD family hydrolase codes for the protein MQIYQHYSFDLWLTLIKSNPYFKIERTKIFHRDFNPTAKSIDEVARAFRQVDLMCNAVNERTGKNIDADEMYLMVIGMINDNQYPLADIDIDRLYADMEKLLFYYLPVVYSPVTIEVLQHLKQKGDCSLSILSNTGFIKGQTLRKVVVKLGLDTFFNFQIYSDEEGMSKPNGDLFKLMVQKVKECNEPKQIAPSGIIHIGDNPAADIAGANDAGLNSLLINSNNLSILTLLSL